CGACGGTGTCGGACTGCACGTCACCGTCGTAGTTCTTGCAGGCCCAGACGTAGCCGCCCTCCCACTTGAGCGCGGCGGCGACCATGTCGTCGATCAGCCGGTGCTCGTAGGTGATGCCGGCGGCGGCGAACTCGGCCTTGAACTCGGCCTCGAACACCTCGGCGAAGATGTCCTTGAACCGACCGTCGTACGCCTTGAGGATGGTGTTCTTCGTGGACAGGTAGACCGGGTAGTTGCGGTCCAGCCCGTACCGGAACGACGCCCGGGCAAAGTCCCGGATCGACTCGTCGTAGTTGTACATGCCCATGGCGATGCCGCCGCCCGGGAAGTTGGCGACCTCCATCTCCATCGGCGCGCCGCCGTCGGCCGGCGTGTAGGTGATGGTCACCGTGCCCGGGCCGGGGACGACGAAGTCGGTGGCCTTGTACTGGTCACCGTGGGCGTGCCGGCCGATGATGATCGGCTTGGTCCAGCCGGGGACCAGCCGCGGCACGTTGGACATGATGATCGGCTCGCGGAAGACGACGCCACCGAGGATGTTGCGGATGGTGCCGTTGGGCGACCGCCACATCTTCTTCAGGCCGAACTCCTCCACCCGGGCCTCGTCCGGGGTGATGGTCGCGCACTTGACACCGACGCCGTGCTCCTTGATGGCGTTGGCGGCGTCAATCGTGACCTGGTCGTCGG
The nucleotide sequence above comes from Micromonospora luteifusca. Encoded proteins:
- a CDS encoding NADP-dependent isocitrate dehydrogenase, which produces MAKIKVNNPVVELDGDEMTRIIWKQIREQLILPYLDVDLHYYDLSIQHRDETDDQVTIDAANAIKEHGVGVKCATITPDEARVEEFGLKKMWRSPNGTIRNILGGVVFREPIIMSNVPRLVPGWTKPIIIGRHAHGDQYKATDFVVPGPGTVTITYTPADGGAPMEMEVANFPGGGIAMGMYNYDESIRDFARASFRYGLDRNYPVYLSTKNTILKAYDGRFKDIFAEVFEAEFKAEFAAAGITYEHRLIDDMVAAALKWEGGYVWACKNYDGDVQSDTVAQGFGSLGLMTSVLLSPDGRTVEAEAAHGTVTRHYRQWQKGEKTSTNPIASIYAWTRGLAHRGKLDGTPAVTEFANTLEQVIVDTVEGGQMTKDLSLLISRDAPWLTTDEFMNALDENLARKIGA